In Tsukamurella tyrosinosolvens, the genomic window GGCGACCGTGCGCTCGTCGAGGTGATGGACCCGAACGTGATGCCCTCGTTCACCGGGACCGATGCCCTCGCGGGCGTGGCGGCCGACGCGCGGCAGCGACTCGCCGGGATGCTCGACGGGCTCCGCGCATGAAGCTGCCCGAGGAGGGCGCGAAGCCCATCGTGACGCGGCTCAAGCGGGCCCACGGCCACCTCGCGACCGTCATCCGCATGCTCGAGGAGGGGGAGGAGTGCGAGGACGTGCTCACCCAGCTCGCCGCGGTGAACAAGGCGCTCGGCCGCAGCGGCTACGCCCTCGTCGCCACCGGCCTGCAGCACTGCATCGCCACCGAGGGGCCGGAGAACGTCGACCAGAAGAAGCTGGAGAAGCTCTTCCTCGCCCTCGCCTAGGCGGTGAGCTCCTCGACGGTGACGGTGAAGTCCTGCGCGCGCAGGCGGTCCGCGAGCACGTCGCCCAGCGCGACGGCCGGCGTGAGCACGCCCGCGCGGTCGGGGAGCGCCGCTCCGCCGCGGGCGGTGTCGCCGTCGAGCGCCAGCGCCAGGCTGGACTCGCCGAGCATCACGGCGGTGCCGCTGTAGCCGGGGTCCAGGCGCGCACCGATGGTCGACCGGTAGCGGCGGCCGCTCGTCGTGCGCGTGTACACGTCGGCGATGAACGAGCCCTTGGCCTGCGAGGACTCGCTCGGGCCCTCGCCGGGCGAGGGGAGGATCCGGTCGAGGACGGGGCGCAGCGGCTTGATCGCGAGCGCGGCCATGCCCACCGCGAGCGCGCCCTGCACGGCGTGGGCGGCCACGGCCTTGACGACGGGCGGGCCGGGCACGGCCATCGTCTCCCGGTACGTGAAGTCGGGGCCGTACGCGAAGTCGAGCAGGCCGTTGGAGCGGCGCACGACGCGGGTGTTGTAGCTGGCCATGAAGAACGGGGCGAGCCGGCCGGTCAGCGACGGATCGACGGTCTTCGCGTCGACGA contains:
- a CDS encoding metal-sensitive transcriptional regulator, with amino-acid sequence MKLPEEGAKPIVTRLKRAHGHLATVIRMLEEGEECEDVLTQLAAVNKALGRSGYALVATGLQHCIATEGPENVDQKKLEKLFLALA